From a single Methanomicrobium sp. W14 genomic region:
- a CDS encoding VTT domain-containing protein: MSLFNATLDAVQQIPSISQEYGLFAYIILFCVIFLETGIVIFPFLPGDSIIFAAGALANGGGFNIWALFFTFSFAAAAGDSVNYMIGKYLGHKLTGEGSFSHLIEQEWLDRTNVFFKKYGAPAVVIGRFIPYARTFAPFLAGMGEMKYRRFLFWNISGALLWSGVILFAGYHAGKIPQIKENLDLMMYAMIATGVIAVVLIICRIISVSLKKRKSS; the protein is encoded by the coding sequence ATGAGTCTATTTAACGCGACACTGGACGCGGTTCAGCAGATTCCGTCAATATCCCAGGAATACGGATTATTTGCATATATTATACTTTTTTGCGTGATTTTTCTTGAGACAGGAATTGTCATATTTCCGTTTCTTCCCGGGGACTCGATAATATTCGCCGCAGGGGCCCTTGCAAACGGCGGCGGGTTCAATATATGGGCACTTTTCTTCACGTTCTCTTTTGCAGCCGCCGCCGGAGACTCCGTAAACTACATGATTGGGAAATATCTCGGGCATAAACTCACAGGAGAGGGCAGTTTCAGCCATCTGATAGAGCAGGAATGGCTTGACAGAACAAACGTTTTCTTCAAAAAATACGGCGCCCCTGCTGTAGTCATAGGAAGATTCATACCGTATGCAAGGACATTTGCGCCTTTTCTTGCTGGAATGGGGGAGATGAAATACAGGCGCTTTCTGTTCTGGAACATATCGGGAGCGCTTCTCTGGTCTGGTGTCATCCTCTTTGCAGGCTATCACGCAGGAAAAATTCCCCAGATTAAAGAGAACCTTGACCTCATGATGTACGCGATGATTGCCACAGGGGTTATTGCCGTTGTCCTGATAATATGCAGAATAATATCTGTGTCGCTCAAAAAAAGAAAATCATCCTGA
- the ablA gene encoding lysine 2,3-aminomutase, producing the protein MNSDVNIKNRMTDLAGSKEKTANWRDWRWQIKNTVRDIKTFEKLTGISFPPKKREELEKTLEKFPMAVTPYYLSLIETEDYENDPIFMQAFPSERELDIIKDDMNDPLSEDLDSPVEGITHRYPDRVLFMVSNVCAMYCRHCTRKRRVGDCEYIPDRNEISKGIDYINNNPQIRDVLLSGGDPLMLENDYLEWILSELSDIRHVEIVRVGSRMPVVLPFRVDRELVEMLGQYQPLWFNTHFNHPREITESSSEALRKLADGGIPLGNQSVLLAGVNDCPRIMKSLFHKLLINRVRPYYMYQCDLSEGLSHFRTPIGKGIEIIESLRGHTSGLAVPTYVVDAPGGGGKIPLAPNYIVSWSANKVVMRNYEGVLCTYKEPDSYEPYFCDRKCDKCNLSLKLDDASEIKAIGIEKLLCDHDGTISLYPEDNERMERRDDQG; encoded by the coding sequence ATGAATTCGGATGTGAATATAAAAAACAGGATGACGGACCTTGCCGGTTCAAAAGAGAAGACTGCAAACTGGAGGGACTGGAGATGGCAGATAAAAAATACTGTCCGCGATATAAAAACGTTTGAAAAACTTACGGGCATTTCCTTTCCCCCTAAAAAAAGAGAGGAACTTGAAAAAACTCTTGAAAAGTTTCCTATGGCTGTAACTCCTTACTATCTCTCCCTTATAGAGACTGAAGACTACGAAAATGATCCTATATTCATGCAGGCCTTTCCGTCAGAGCGTGAACTTGACATAATAAAGGACGACATGAACGATCCTCTCTCAGAGGACCTTGACAGTCCGGTCGAAGGCATCACGCACAGGTACCCGGACAGGGTCCTTTTTATGGTGAGCAATGTCTGCGCCATGTACTGCCGGCACTGCACGAGAAAGCGAAGGGTAGGTGACTGCGAATACATCCCGGACAGAAACGAAATCAGCAAGGGCATCGATTACATCAATAATAACCCACAGATAAGGGACGTTCTCCTGTCGGGCGGGGACCCTCTGATGCTTGAAAACGACTATCTTGAGTGGATTCTTTCCGAATTGTCTGATATCAGGCATGTCGAGATAGTTCGCGTCGGAAGCAGAATGCCTGTGGTTTTGCCCTTCAGGGTGGACCGTGAACTCGTCGAGATGCTGGGACAGTACCAGCCGCTCTGGTTTAATACTCATTTCAATCACCCGAGAGAAATTACAGAATCTTCATCGGAAGCCCTGAGAAAACTTGCGGACGGTGGGATTCCTCTTGGAAACCAGTCGGTTCTCCTGGCGGGAGTAAACGACTGCCCGAGAATTATGAAGTCCCTTTTTCATAAACTTCTGATTAACAGGGTGCGTCCGTATTACATGTACCAGTGTGACCTCTCGGAGGGCCTTTCGCATTTCAGGACACCTATCGGGAAGGGAATCGAGATAATTGAAAGTCTAAGGGGACACACTTCAGGTCTCGCGGTTCCTACATATGTTGTAGATGCTCCGGGGGGAGGCGGAAAGATTCCGCTTGCACCAAACTATATTGTTTCGTGGTCAGCCAACAAGGTTGTCATGAGAAACTACGAGGGTGTACTTTGCACATACAAGGAACCTGATTCCTATGAACCGTATTTTTGCGACAGAAAATGCGACAAATGCAATTTAAGCCTGAAACTTGACGATGCATCGGAGATTAAGGCCATAGGTATTGAAAAACTCCTGTGTGATCATGACGGGACAATATCCCTTTATCCTGAGGACAACGAGAGAATGGAGAGAAGAGATGATCAGGGATGA
- the purE gene encoding 5-(carboxyamino)imidazole ribonucleotide mutase: protein MTEVAIIAGSASDVHVVEKVKAVLSESNTDFDYQVISAHRNPDKLDEYVKSSDAKVFICIAGLSAALPGVVASKTDKPVIGVPVSGTLGGLDALLSIVQMPKGVPVACVGIDNGANAAHLALRILKTA from the coding sequence ATGACAGAAGTGGCGATTATAGCAGGCTCGGCTTCGGACGTGCACGTTGTAGAGAAAGTAAAGGCTGTTCTTTCCGAGAGCAACACTGACTTTGACTACCAGGTGATTTCAGCGCACAGAAACCCGGACAAACTGGACGAATATGTCAAATCATCGGATGCAAAGGTTTTCATCTGCATCGCAGGTCTTTCGGCGGCCCTCCCCGGAGTCGTCGCTTCAAAGACAGACAAACCGGTGATAGGTGTTCCGGTTTCCGGCACTCTCGGCGGACTTGACGCACTTCTCTCGATAGTACAGATGCCCAAAGGTGTGCCTGTTGCGTGCGTGGGTATAGACAACGGTGCAAACGCAGCCCACCTCGCTTTAAGAATCCTTAAAACAGCTTAA
- the ribC gene encoding riboflavin synthase, protein MKVGVADTTFARVNMGAIAVDELRRHASVSIERYTVPGVKDLPVAAKKLIEERGCDIVMALGMPGGVEKDKMCAHEASQGLIRAQLMTNTHIIEVFVHEDEAKDDAQLAWLAERRTREHAENAIRLILRPDELVRLAGTGQRQGFDDAGPVRG, encoded by the coding sequence ATGAAAGTTGGTGTTGCCGATACAACGTTCGCCCGCGTCAACATGGGAGCGATAGCGGTCGATGAGCTGCGCAGGCATGCAAGCGTTTCGATTGAGCGGTATACAGTTCCTGGTGTAAAAGACCTCCCCGTTGCAGCAAAAAAGCTTATAGAGGAGCGCGGGTGCGATATAGTCATGGCCCTCGGGATGCCCGGCGGAGTTGAAAAGGACAAGATGTGTGCACATGAGGCTTCGCAGGGTCTTATAAGGGCACAGCTTATGACAAACACCCATATAATAGAAGTGTTCGTCCACGAGGACGAGGCGAAAGACGATGCGCAGCTTGCATGGCTTGCCGAAAGGAGGACACGCGAGCATGCCGAAAATGCAATAAGGCTGATACTTAGGCCTGACGAACTTGTAAGGCTTGCGGGAACCGGCCAGAGACAGGGCTTTGATGATGCAGGGCCTGTAAGAGGATGA
- a CDS encoding MBL fold metallo-hydrolase: MSVEWIRGEGYYANSYFCEGILIDAGVYPMAFEKYKDKTDTIIITHCHYDHIAHIKEAKSMCGAFICIHEYDAQGLCDDIRSLSPMFSERSPGVCPDRLLKEGDVVGPFEVVHTPGHTKGSVCLYDRKTKDLISGDTVFSDGSFGRTDFQSGSSEDMLNSLKKLEKLEVRGIYPGHGIPAMNSGSEIIKRALKTAELY, from the coding sequence ATGTCAGTCGAGTGGATAAGAGGAGAGGGCTATTATGCAAATTCGTATTTCTGCGAAGGTATACTCATCGACGCCGGTGTTTACCCGATGGCTTTTGAAAAATACAAGGACAAAACTGATACCATCATAATTACCCACTGCCACTACGATCATATCGCTCATATAAAAGAGGCAAAGTCAATGTGCGGCGCCTTTATATGCATCCATGAATACGACGCACAGGGACTTTGCGACGATATAAGAAGCCTTTCTCCTATGTTTTCCGAGAGGTCACCCGGAGTCTGCCCTGACAGACTGCTAAAGGAAGGGGACGTCGTCGGCCCGTTTGAAGTGGTTCATACCCCGGGGCACACAAAGGGTTCGGTCTGCCTTTACGACAGAAAGACAAAAGACCTTATATCAGGAGACACTGTTTTCTCTGACGGAAGCTTCGGTAGGACGGACTTTCAGAGCGGAAGTTCTGAAGATATGCTTAATTCGCTTAAAAAACTTGAGAAGCTTGAGGTCAGGGGAATCTATCCCGGCCACGGCATCCCTGCCATGAATTCAGGTTCGGAAATTATCAAAAGGGCTCTTAAGACTGCTGAATTATATTAA
- a CDS encoding DUF123 domain-containing protein has protein sequence MAEKGIYFIVFRNREACIKVGALGNIGFKEGWHIYAGSALGSGGLSRVERHFSLAERKDRKPHWHIDYLLLSEKFRPVYAVYAPTKERFECQAAGMMAKGKSVENFGCTDCMCRSHLFYRENDPHDELTGIFRSLGLSPSTATPQFKL, from the coding sequence ATGGCTGAAAAGGGGATATATTTCATAGTATTCAGAAACAGGGAAGCCTGCATAAAAGTTGGCGCCCTTGGAAATATCGGTTTCAAAGAAGGCTGGCACATATATGCAGGTTCGGCGCTTGGAAGCGGCGGTCTTTCAAGGGTTGAAAGACACTTTTCCCTTGCAGAGAGAAAGGACAGAAAACCCCACTGGCACATAGATTACCTGCTCCTTTCAGAAAAGTTCAGACCTGTTTATGCAGTATATGCCCCTACAAAAGAAAGATTTGAGTGCCAGGCGGCGGGAATGATGGCAAAAGGCAAATCCGTTGAAAATTTCGGCTGTACCGACTGCATGTGCAGGTCCCATCTGTTTTACAGGGAAAATGACCCACATGACGAGCTGACAGGGATATTCAGATCTCTTGGCCTCTCCCCTTCAACAGCCACCCCGCAATTTAAATTATAA
- a CDS encoding tetratricopeptide repeat protein: protein MAEISIKRYFEGDGGYLIPAEYTISLNSAKKTDFSGLFSKYRVLFVDSGNNKVNVRVPEDPSLIHSVMEEISGMLSWAEETERKSPVKQQGLHENSAAYEKSSDEVIPAEPVTGHNEDLPKSLPVIANCKNPAQTEKVCEDSEENKPVIIPSKPDDTYNYVEPELRNNSEDQCDKDFSVDNFVILAENSAPEPNKGSLIFKKSLKMNFFEDFPEDNPLDEKISADTEEKGVEFKISDEIGDNIPETDDDSEPKVPNTEASGIETEPPEAGDSGISGDDPDLSGMPEEEFPADIDLEISEDDIADLQDELPDENDFTFSDVNLADPETELSGETCLNASKQDIKDLQKDIPWDMELNIPAEDEPENKEELKGPASETAAVTDDKKTESQKPLSDLKNANELYSQGLFEEALEKYSKVLAADPSDREALLNSALILYDSGKVDDALKDFEKAFSSVKFCDEDLLKFADAQKKSGKIQEALATYDHMLSVSPRCTEALENKFSILKEQKRFDEARFTLEALTEVDPKEPVYWYEKAVLDEKSGKFEEAVSDYDKLLELKEDFTEAWVKKALLLIKLERHKEALECYEYLVSKNPENAGLWYSRGLVQKFIGMYEEALHSFEVSIALSPGDMDTVHEKARTLAKLQRYDEALEQYSELTSEGAEDYLIYLETAEIQQKQGIYDKASSNYGLALLEKPGDMTALLGRAECEKETENTDKAITDFRAALDINPSDESVWISLGEVYDKAGRSKEALLSYSRALDISPASDTALKGKLKSLIKTGNYEEALLIYDRLIVMTPGNACLIAGKGSALAKLKRYDEALMLYRTAVHLEPENSTNILDLISLMSDMEMFSETIPYYDMLEKLLPDEPDLIMSGGMARYAAGDYEGALISFRKAAGLNPDSPLPVMKEGLVLLKLGKKKEALMCYLKTIDIDSKFGNVWMENGIDATSFMEMKAPEKRHIPDEKIPTPKVETKEEVKGGSPEKDFFDTDSEEAGDEKTLPEMKNTKEKKSRRPTEEQLKDPDFLYSKGISLTKLGYYDAAIKCFEKASDLDPEDARYVYALGILFGKKGIYFDAIECFDKALEIEPGHKGALEARKKAVLSI from the coding sequence ATGGCAGAGATCTCAATAAAGCGTTACTTCGAGGGCGATGGCGGCTACCTTATCCCCGCCGAATATACAATATCCCTGAACTCTGCTAAAAAAACTGATTTTTCAGGTCTTTTCAGCAAATACCGGGTCTTGTTTGTGGATTCAGGGAATAACAAAGTAAATGTCAGGGTTCCCGAAGACCCCTCCCTGATTCACTCGGTAATGGAGGAAATTTCCGGCATGCTTTCCTGGGCTGAAGAAACGGAAAGAAAAAGCCCGGTTAAACAACAGGGGCTGCATGAAAATTCTGCTGCATATGAAAAAAGTTCTGATGAAGTTATACCCGCAGAACCTGTCACCGGCCACAATGAAGATTTGCCGAAATCCTTACCTGTTATAGCTAACTGCAAAAATCCGGCGCAAACAGAAAAAGTCTGCGAAGATTCTGAAGAGAACAAACCTGTCATTATACCGTCAAAGCCTGATGACACGTACAACTACGTGGAGCCTGAACTCCGCAACAACTCCGAGGATCAGTGCGATAAAGACTTTTCAGTGGATAATTTTGTCATACTGGCTGAGAACAGTGCACCGGAACCAAACAAAGGATCGCTGATATTCAAAAAATCCCTGAAAATGAACTTTTTCGAGGATTTTCCTGAAGACAATCCTCTGGATGAAAAGATTTCAGCCGACACAGAAGAAAAAGGAGTAGAATTCAAAATTTCTGATGAGATTGGAGATAATATTCCTGAGACAGACGATGACAGCGAACCAAAAGTCCCGAATACAGAGGCATCCGGCATAGAAACAGAACCGCCTGAAGCAGGTGATTCAGGCATTTCAGGAGATGACCCAGACCTGAGTGGTATGCCGGAAGAGGAATTCCCGGCGGATATTGATTTAGAGATATCAGAAGATGATATAGCAGACCTGCAGGATGAACTGCCGGATGAAAACGATTTTACCTTCTCTGATGTAAATTTAGCTGACCCTGAAACTGAACTTTCCGGAGAAACATGTTTAAACGCTTCAAAACAGGATATAAAAGATTTACAGAAAGATATTCCATGGGACATGGAACTTAATATTCCGGCGGAGGACGAACCTGAAAATAAAGAGGAGCTAAAGGGACCTGCATCAGAAACCGCAGCCGTTACAGATGATAAAAAAACCGAAAGTCAGAAACCTTTGTCTGACCTGAAAAATGCTAATGAACTATATTCACAGGGGCTCTTTGAAGAAGCACTGGAAAAATACAGCAAAGTTCTGGCAGCAGACCCGTCGGACAGGGAGGCGCTTTTAAACAGTGCACTGATTCTCTATGATTCAGGAAAGGTAGACGACGCACTAAAAGACTTTGAAAAAGCTTTTTCTTCCGTAAAATTCTGCGACGAAGACCTCCTCAAATTCGCAGACGCACAGAAAAAATCAGGAAAGATTCAGGAGGCGCTTGCAACATATGACCATATGCTTTCGGTGTCTCCGCGGTGTACAGAAGCCCTGGAGAACAAATTTTCAATCCTGAAGGAACAAAAAAGATTTGACGAAGCACGCTTCACCCTGGAAGCCCTGACTGAAGTGGACCCTAAAGAGCCTGTTTACTGGTATGAAAAAGCTGTTCTTGACGAAAAATCGGGTAAATTCGAAGAAGCTGTTTCGGATTACGACAAGCTCCTTGAGCTAAAAGAAGACTTCACTGAAGCCTGGGTTAAAAAAGCACTCCTCTTAATAAAACTTGAGCGGCACAAAGAAGCCCTTGAATGTTATGAGTACCTGGTATCCAAGAACCCTGAAAACGCCGGCCTGTGGTACTCAAGAGGGCTTGTGCAGAAATTCATCGGAATGTATGAAGAGGCTCTCCACTCATTTGAAGTTTCAATAGCACTCTCCCCCGGCGATATGGATACAGTGCACGAAAAGGCCCGTACACTTGCAAAACTGCAAAGATATGACGAGGCTCTGGAGCAGTACAGTGAATTAACCAGTGAAGGTGCCGAAGATTACCTAATTTATCTTGAGACAGCCGAAATTCAGCAGAAACAGGGAATTTATGATAAGGCGTCATCAAACTACGGCCTTGCCCTGCTGGAAAAGCCCGGCGACATGACAGCTCTTCTCGGAAGGGCCGAGTGCGAAAAAGAGACAGAAAATACAGACAAAGCTATAACAGACTTCAGGGCCGCCCTTGACATCAATCCCTCCGATGAATCCGTATGGATTTCCCTCGGTGAAGTATACGATAAGGCCGGCAGGAGCAAAGAAGCTCTTCTTTCATACAGCAGGGCACTGGATATCAGCCCCGCATCAGATACCGCATTAAAGGGAAAACTGAAAAGCCTTATAAAAACGGGAAATTATGAAGAGGCGCTTTTAATCTACGACAGGCTTATAGTAATGACGCCCGGAAATGCATGTCTTATAGCAGGCAAAGGCTCTGCCCTTGCAAAACTTAAAAGATACGACGAAGCTCTTATGCTCTACCGCACAGCCGTGCATCTTGAGCCGGAAAACTCCACAAATATACTTGATCTCATATCACTTATGTCAGATATGGAGATGTTTTCAGAGACGATCCCATACTATGACATGCTCGAGAAACTGCTGCCTGATGAGCCTGACCTTATCATGTCCGGGGGGATGGCCAGATACGCTGCAGGCGATTATGAAGGAGCGCTTATTTCATTCAGAAAAGCTGCCGGACTAAATCCGGACAGTCCTCTCCCTGTAATGAAAGAAGGACTCGTTCTGCTGAAACTCGGAAAGAAAAAGGAGGCACTGATGTGCTACCTGAAAACAATAGACATAGACTCAAAATTCGGGAACGTATGGATGGAAAACGGAATAGACGCAACGTCTTTCATGGAGATGAAGGCTCCTGAAAAAAGACATATTCCGGATGAAAAAATCCCCACTCCTAAAGTAGAGACAAAAGAAGAGGTGAAAGGCGGGAGTCCGGAAAAAGACTTTTTCGATACTGATTCAGAAGAGGCCGGAGATGAAAAGACTCTGCCGGAAATGAAGAATACTAAAGAGAAGAAAAGCAGAAGACCTACGGAAGAGCAGCTCAAAGACCCGGACTTTCTATATTCAAAAGGGATTTCCCTTACAAAACTCGGGTATTATGACGCCGCTATAAAATGCTTTGAGAAAGCTTCCGACCTTGACCCTGAAGACGCCAGGTATGTCTATGCGCTCGGAATACTCTTCGGTAAAAAAGGGATTTATTTTGATGCAATAGAATGCTTTGATAAGGCTCTTGAAATCGAACCGGGACATAAAGGTGCACTTGAGGCCAGAAAAAAGGCGGTTTTATCTATATAA
- the thiC gene encoding phosphomethylpyrimidine synthase ThiC, producing MHTLIGECRSGIPENVVSAAKAEGIDAEKLARSVLGGRAVIPANRIRSHKLCAIGEGCGVRVNVNIGTSGARCDPDLEMKKAQCALDEGADAIMDLSTGGDLPAIRKEVLKLDTTVGTVPIYEAVRRAGNALDVTGDLLFNVIREHCRQGVDFLTLHCGVNLDTLKALKDDPRTMGVVSRGGAFHTAIMAANGEENPLYSEYDYLMEILSEYDVVVSLGDGMRPGAMVDAVKRAKTVEYLNLGELSKRALDAGVMRMIEGPGHIPVDQIAYNVKMIKELSGYAPLYLLGPLVTDIAPGYDHVSGAIGGAIAALNGADFLCMVSPSEHLALPDIEDIREGTRVARIAAHVGSIKRLGDRWFETGEADMAEARRNLDWKRQFSLAMFGEHAKRIHDRDGDLETCSMCGDLCAVKLVRDCLGNLKMEDKKKIKKQQN from the coding sequence ATGCATACTCTCATCGGGGAGTGCAGATCAGGTATTCCTGAGAATGTAGTTTCCGCAGCAAAGGCAGAAGGGATTGATGCAGAAAAGCTTGCCCGTTCGGTACTCGGGGGAAGGGCGGTCATTCCTGCAAACAGAATACGCAGTCACAAACTGTGTGCGATAGGAGAAGGGTGCGGCGTCAGGGTGAACGTCAACATCGGCACATCGGGTGCAAGGTGCGACCCTGACCTCGAGATGAAAAAGGCTCAGTGTGCACTCGATGAGGGAGCTGACGCCATAATGGACCTGTCTACAGGAGGAGACCTTCCAGCCATAAGAAAGGAAGTCCTGAAGCTTGACACGACGGTAGGGACTGTACCGATATACGAGGCCGTACGCCGTGCCGGAAATGCACTGGATGTGACGGGCGACCTCCTGTTCAATGTCATCCGCGAGCACTGCAGGCAGGGAGTTGATTTTCTTACCCTTCACTGCGGTGTCAACCTTGACACTCTGAAGGCTTTGAAGGACGACCCGAGGACTATGGGTGTCGTTTCAAGGGGAGGTGCTTTTCATACGGCGATTATGGCTGCAAACGGCGAGGAAAATCCTCTTTACAGTGAATATGACTACCTCATGGAAATTCTTTCCGAGTATGACGTTGTTGTCTCTCTTGGTGACGGCATGCGGCCCGGTGCAATGGTCGACGCCGTAAAAAGGGCCAAAACCGTTGAATATTTAAACCTGGGCGAGCTCTCCAAAAGAGCCCTTGACGCCGGAGTTATGAGGATGATAGAAGGTCCGGGCCACATTCCTGTAGACCAGATTGCATACAACGTGAAGATGATAAAAGAGCTCTCCGGGTATGCTCCTTTATATCTTCTCGGGCCTCTCGTAACGGACATCGCACCCGGGTATGACCATGTCTCCGGGGCGATAGGGGGTGCTATAGCAGCTCTCAACGGGGCCGATTTTTTGTGCATGGTCTCACCTTCCGAGCATCTTGCACTGCCTGACATAGAAGACATCAGGGAGGGGACAAGGGTTGCAAGGATAGCTGCACATGTCGGAAGCATAAAAAGACTCGGGGACCGCTGGTTTGAGACCGGTGAAGCCGATATGGCGGAGGCTAGGCGTAATCTTGACTGGAAGAGGCAGTTTTCGCTTGCGATGTTCGGGGAGCATGCGAAGCGTATTCATGACCGCGACGGTGACCTTGAGACATGTTCAATGTGCGGTGACCTGTGCGCAGTAAAACTTGTCCGTGACTGTCTCGGGAATTTAAAAATGGAAGACAAAAAAAAGATAAAAAAGCAGCAAAACTGA
- a CDS encoding flavodoxin family protein, with the protein MKVLGICGSMRKTGNTSVLVKKILDYVKDEGCSEFETDYLSLSGLKISPCTGCEKCREKKWCILKDDWDTIAEKMTGCDVLVIGSPTYFYDVSGQVKNLIDRTYSLYHDRKLAGKNAVVVSVCADRGGERTLETLEGFANTHGFSSLGFVAGRGFGEGDVINDERSTEKCIEIGEKILKLVSNTHRSGQKKR; encoded by the coding sequence ATGAAAGTTCTTGGCATCTGCGGAAGCATGCGTAAAACCGGAAACACATCAGTTCTCGTAAAAAAAATCCTTGACTATGTAAAAGACGAAGGCTGCTCTGAATTTGAGACAGATTACCTGTCGCTTTCAGGCCTTAAAATATCACCCTGCACAGGATGCGAAAAATGCAGGGAGAAAAAGTGGTGTATATTAAAAGACGACTGGGATACAATAGCAGAAAAAATGACCGGATGCGATGTCCTTGTGATAGGGTCTCCTACGTATTTCTATGACGTCAGCGGTCAGGTAAAAAACCTTATTGACAGGACATATTCCCTTTACCACGACAGAAAACTTGCCGGCAAAAACGCCGTAGTCGTATCCGTCTGTGCCGACAGGGGCGGCGAAAGGACACTTGAAACACTCGAAGGATTTGCAAACACCCACGGATTCTCGTCCCTGGGTTTTGTCGCGGGAAGAGGCTTTGGTGAAGGCGATGTAATAAACGATGAACGTTCAACGGAAAAATGCATTGAAATCGGAGAAAAAATACTCAAACTTGTGAGCAATACCCACAGGTCAGGCCAGAAAAAAAGGTGA
- a CDS encoding alanine--glyoxylate aminotransferase family protein translates to MQDETLLMMPGPVPMPQNVRMAMTKQAINHRGAEFGECLDDITRMLKPMFGTKNDILVLSGSGTAGMEAAVANFCAKKNVASLVNGKFGERLFKLGKLYSDNAVCLESEWGTPLPLEKLEEELENGAEAVTLVHNETSAAILNPAGEVGRLCKKYGALFILDGITSIAGNEFYADKWGVDVAIVGSQKCLAAPAGLAAVSVSEKAWDRIAEWRPMYLDLAAYKKSAEKSQTPYTPAISLFFAMREACRLVENEGLENRIARHKNMSEAVRAAGEAWGLKLFPKTDKFHSYSNTATAFCYPDGIDDSKFRGAVKKTGIEISGGQDSLKGKIFRIGTMGATGAPEVMAVLSAVQKTLKEQGFKPASCGVMAAAEVLKV, encoded by the coding sequence ATGCAGGACGAAACACTTCTAATGATGCCGGGCCCTGTCCCAATGCCACAGAACGTAAGGATGGCAATGACAAAGCAGGCAATAAATCACAGGGGAGCGGAATTCGGGGAATGCCTCGATGACATTACCCGTATGCTAAAGCCCATGTTCGGAACAAAAAACGATATACTCGTCCTTTCGGGTTCCGGAACAGCGGGAATGGAGGCAGCTGTTGCAAACTTCTGCGCCAAAAAGAACGTTGCTTCGCTTGTCAACGGAAAGTTCGGCGAACGCCTCTTCAAGCTGGGCAAACTTTACTCCGACAATGCAGTGTGCCTTGAGTCCGAATGGGGTACTCCTCTTCCTCTCGAAAAACTTGAAGAAGAGCTTGAAAACGGTGCCGAAGCGGTAACACTTGTCCACAATGAAACGTCGGCAGCAATTCTGAACCCTGCCGGAGAGGTGGGAAGATTATGCAAAAAGTACGGTGCACTTTTTATTCTTGACGGAATCACATCCATTGCCGGAAACGAATTTTATGCCGACAAGTGGGGCGTTGATGTAGCAATTGTCGGCTCACAGAAATGCCTTGCGGCACCTGCCGGTCTTGCTGCTGTATCGGTCTCAGAGAAGGCATGGGACAGGATTGCAGAATGGAGACCTATGTATCTTGACCTTGCGGCATACAAAAAAAGTGCTGAAAAGAGCCAGACACCTTATACACCTGCAATTTCCCTGTTCTTTGCAATGAGGGAGGCCTGCAGGCTCGTTGAGAATGAAGGTCTTGAGAACAGGATTGCACGCCACAAAAACATGTCCGAAGCCGTGAGGGCCGCCGGAGAGGCATGGGGCCTTAAGTTATTCCCGAAGACCGATAAGTTCCATTCATACTCCAACACGGCGACCGCTTTCTGCTACCCCGACGGAATAGACGACTCAAAGTTCCGCGGTGCGGTGAAAAAGACAGGCATCGAGATTTCCGGCGGTCAGGACAGCCTGAAAGGCAAAATATTCAGAATAGGGACTATGGGTGCAACCGGAGCACCTGAGGTTATGGCCGTTTTGTCGGCAGTCCAGAAGACTCTTAAAGAGCAGGGCTTCAAACCGGCATCTTGCGGTGTCATGGCTGCGGCAGAAGTCCTTAAGGTCTGA